In Marivivens aquimaris, one genomic interval encodes:
- a CDS encoding alpha/beta fold hydrolase: MGSRDLSLVLLPGMMCDARLFAPQVEEIGAYIPVSVADFTTQSTIADMAKSVLANAPETFALAGLSMGGIVAMEVLRQAPERITHLALLDTNPLAETDKVKAGRAPQIARAKGRELAAMMADTFIPRYHGVEECHLVSSVAMDMALDLGPLVFAQQSVALRDRPDQTEALKAYQPRTLILYGSEDKLCPPSRHELMADLMPHATVVRIDGAGHIPTLETPEVVNAALRNWLEI; encoded by the coding sequence ATGGGATCGCGTGATCTGTCTCTGGTCCTGCTGCCCGGCATGATGTGCGATGCGAGGCTCTTTGCCCCGCAGGTCGAGGAAATCGGCGCATACATTCCGGTCAGCGTGGCCGACTTCACGACGCAGAGCACTATTGCCGATATGGCGAAAAGCGTTCTGGCAAACGCGCCGGAAACGTTTGCTCTGGCCGGTCTGTCCATGGGCGGCATCGTCGCGATGGAAGTGCTGCGTCAGGCACCGGAACGGATCACGCACCTCGCGCTTCTGGACACGAACCCGCTGGCTGAGACCGATAAGGTCAAAGCCGGACGGGCACCACAAATCGCACGCGCCAAGGGCCGCGAACTGGCTGCGATGATGGCCGACACCTTCATCCCGCGCTACCACGGGGTAGAGGAATGTCACCTCGTCAGCTCGGTCGCGATGGACATGGCGCTCGACCTCGGCCCGCTGGTGTTCGCGCAGCAATCCGTGGCCCTGCGCGATCGTCCCGATCAGACGGAAGCCCTGAAGGCGTACCAGCCGCGCACGCTGATCCTTTACGGGTCCGAAGACAAACTCTGCCCGCCGTCGCGCCATGAACTGATGGCGGACCTAATGCCCCACGCGACGGTCGTTCGCATCGACGGGGCAGGGCACATCCCCACACTCGAAACACCCGAAGTCGTCAATGCAGCGCTTCGCAACTGGCTGGAGATATGA
- a CDS encoding cupin domain-containing protein produces the protein MTPQEMESRIVRYGELVPCKTAFIDAHTPGSDQKENFTIIGGGVSESPDQHVHIKDTPGFNIGAAGQPPKCRNSLHSHRTAEVFFVLKGRWRFFWGRWGDAGEVVLEEGDIINIPTGIFRGFENIGTDYGMIMAILGGDDAGGGVQWAPQVIEDAKDHGLVLGENGKLYDSKKGQFLPEGVKPMPLLTEEQLKAYPEPTTADVIPGYVARYWDLMALADKTPAKVIGENAALKDKPGFEVDFISHKSASDEQVTSGRNDVLMVMRGHWKLTWEGGESVLAPGDTCAVPPSLTYSLVPSMSGEASLYRVRDTDDAAGATWKP, from the coding sequence ATGACTCCGCAGGAAATGGAAAGCCGCATCGTTCGCTACGGCGAACTCGTGCCTTGCAAAACCGCATTTATCGACGCCCATACTCCGGGTTCGGACCAGAAGGAAAACTTCACCATCATCGGTGGCGGCGTTTCCGAAAGCCCCGACCAGCACGTCCACATCAAGGATACGCCCGGTTTCAACATCGGTGCTGCCGGTCAGCCGCCGAAGTGCCGCAACTCGCTTCACTCGCACCGCACCGCCGAAGTGTTCTTCGTGCTCAAGGGCCGCTGGCGTTTCTTTTGGGGCCGTTGGGGTGATGCGGGCGAGGTCGTCCTTGAAGAAGGCGACATCATCAACATTCCGACCGGTATCTTCCGCGGTTTCGAAAATATCGGCACCGACTACGGTATGATCATGGCGATCCTCGGCGGCGACGATGCCGGCGGCGGTGTCCAATGGGCGCCTCAGGTGATCGAAGATGCCAAGGATCACGGCCTGGTACTGGGTGAAAACGGCAAGCTCTACGACAGCAAGAAGGGCCAGTTCCTGCCTGAAGGCGTGAAGCCGATGCCGCTGCTGACCGAAGAGCAGCTCAAAGCCTACCCCGAGCCGACCACCGCAGATGTCATTCCGGGCTATGTTGCGCGCTACTGGGATCTGATGGCGCTGGCTGACAAGACCCCCGCAAAGGTCATCGGTGAAAACGCCGCGCTCAAGGACAAGCCTGGTTTTGAAGTTGACTTCATCTCGCACAAGTCCGCCAGCGACGAGCAAGTTACCAGCGGTCGCAACGACGTGCTGATGGTCATGCGCGGTCACTGGAAGCTGACATGGGAAGGCGGCGAGTCCGTTCTGGCTCCGGGTGATACCTGCGCCGTTCCGCCGTCGCTGACCTACTCGCTGGTGCCGTCGATGTCGGGCGAGGCAAGCCTCTACCGCGTTCGCGATACCGACGACGCCGCCGGCGCGACCTGGAAGCCGTAA
- a CDS encoding SDR family NAD(P)-dependent oxidoreductase yields MNLPQTPSFRLDGKRALVTGASSGIGLACAVALAEAGAEVTCVARREGPLEEAVSQIRAHGWDAYSRVCDIADLDAQAELFDVPFDVVVNAAGMARHTPALATTPADYDAVMNVNVRAAYFLSTNAARALEAAGKGGSIIHISSQMGHVGGPDRAVYCASKHAIEGMTKAMALEFGPSGIRMNTVCPTFIRTPLTEATFADPERFAWITENIALGRVGELSDMMGAVLFLATPASALVTGTSLKVDGGWTAR; encoded by the coding sequence ATGAACTTGCCGCAAACACCATCGTTCCGACTGGACGGAAAGCGCGCTCTCGTGACGGGAGCGTCATCGGGCATCGGTCTGGCCTGTGCGGTGGCGCTTGCGGAGGCTGGAGCGGAGGTGACTTGCGTCGCCCGCCGCGAAGGTCCGCTCGAGGAGGCGGTGTCGCAGATCCGCGCACACGGATGGGACGCATACTCCCGCGTCTGCGACATCGCCGACCTCGACGCTCAGGCAGAACTCTTTGACGTTCCTTTCGATGTCGTTGTGAACGCTGCGGGCATGGCCCGCCACACTCCTGCGCTCGCGACGACGCCGGCAGACTATGATGCCGTGATGAACGTCAACGTGCGGGCCGCCTATTTCCTTTCGACCAACGCAGCCAGAGCGTTGGAGGCAGCAGGAAAGGGCGGCTCGATCATTCATATCTCTAGTCAGATGGGCCATGTCGGCGGGCCGGATCGCGCGGTCTACTGCGCGTCCAAGCACGCCATCGAAGGCATGACCAAGGCTATGGCGCTCGAATTCGGCCCGTCGGGTATTCGCATGAACACGGTCTGTCCGACGTTCATCCGCACGCCACTGACCGAAGCCACATTCGCAGATCCCGAACGTTTCGCATGGATCACCGAGAATATCGCTCTCGGCCGTGTGGGCGAACTGTCGGACATGATGGGCGCCGTTCTTTTCCTCGCCACGCCCGCATCGGCGCTGGTCACGGGAACCTCACTCAAGGTCGACGGCGGCTGGACCGCTCGCTGA
- the hisD gene encoding histidinol dehydrogenase, giving the protein MAITYLKKGKPEAERQSDDAAVRNTVENTLAEIEKRGDAAVRELAAKFDNYTPESFRLSQEQIDELISTLTEQEIADIKFAQEQVVTFAKAQRASMTDIEVETLPGVILGHKNIPVQSVGCYVPGGKFPMVASAHMSVATAKVAGVPRIVACTPPFKGEPNAAVIAAMYFGGADEIYVLGGIQAIGAMALGTETIEPVHMLVGPGNAFVAEAKRQLFGRVGIDLFAGPTETMVIADDTVDAELCATDLLGQAEHGYNSPAVLLTNSKSLAEDTLAEIERLLAILPTADTARKSWEDYGEVIVCDSYDEMLQVADDIASEHVQVMTDRDDWFLENMTCYGALFLGPRTNVANGDKVIGTNHTLPTKKAGRYTGGLWVGKFLKTHSYQKVTTDEAAARIGAYGSRLCMLEGFAGHAEQCNVRVRRYGGVNVPYAEAAPVLQEAAE; this is encoded by the coding sequence TTGGCCATTACCTACCTGAAAAAGGGCAAACCGGAGGCCGAGCGCCAGTCGGACGACGCAGCGGTCCGCAACACGGTCGAAAACACGCTGGCCGAAATCGAGAAGCGCGGCGACGCCGCCGTTCGCGAACTGGCCGCCAAGTTCGACAACTACACGCCCGAGAGCTTTCGCTTGTCCCAAGAGCAGATCGACGAACTGATCTCGACCCTGACCGAACAGGAAATCGCGGACATCAAGTTCGCTCAGGAACAGGTTGTCACCTTCGCCAAGGCGCAGCGCGCGTCCATGACCGATATCGAAGTCGAAACGCTTCCGGGCGTGATCCTCGGTCACAAGAACATCCCCGTGCAGTCGGTCGGCTGCTACGTCCCGGGCGGTAAATTCCCGATGGTCGCTTCGGCCCACATGTCGGTTGCAACGGCCAAGGTTGCTGGCGTGCCTCGCATCGTGGCCTGCACGCCGCCGTTCAAAGGCGAGCCGAACGCAGCCGTGATCGCGGCCATGTACTTCGGCGGCGCAGATGAAATCTACGTTCTCGGCGGTATTCAGGCGATCGGCGCGATGGCGCTGGGCACCGAAACCATCGAGCCGGTTCACATGCTGGTCGGTCCGGGCAATGCATTCGTCGCCGAAGCCAAGCGCCAGTTGTTTGGCCGTGTTGGTATCGACCTTTTCGCAGGTCCGACCGAAACCATGGTCATTGCGGACGACACCGTCGATGCGGAGCTTTGCGCGACCGACCTTCTGGGTCAGGCAGAGCACGGCTACAATTCGCCCGCCGTTCTGCTGACCAACAGCAAGTCGCTGGCCGAAGACACGCTGGCCGAGATCGAGCGCCTGCTCGCCATTCTGCCGACCGCCGACACAGCCCGCAAAAGCTGGGAAGACTATGGTGAAGTCATCGTCTGCGACAGCTATGACGAAATGCTTCAGGTCGCTGACGATATCGCCTCCGAGCACGTTCAGGTCATGACCGACCGCGACGACTGGTTCCTTGAAAACATGACCTGCTACGGCGCGCTGTTCCTCGGTCCGCGCACCAACGTTGCTAACGGTGACAAGGTGATCGGCACCAACCACACGCTGCCGACCAAGAAAGCTGGTCGCTATACGGGTGGCCTCTGGGTCGGTAAGTTCCTGAAAACCCACAGCTACCAGAAGGTCACGACCGACGAGGCCGCCGCACGTATCGGCGCTTACGGCTCGCGTCTGTGCATGCTCGAAGGTTTCGCAGGACACGCTGAACAGTGCAACGTCCGTGTCCGTCGCTATGGCGGCGTGAACGTGCCTTACGCCGAAGCGGCTCCGGTTCTGCAAGAGGCCGCCGAATGA
- a CDS encoding ExeM/NucH family extracellular endonuclease, which produces MFAFPAFGALSSFNRYKNFLPTLEIGSRGDDTFYSNGGTQFFIGQRGDDTLVIDGAMEDYDFLSTFRPHKWAGSPLALLSGTNALGQSETITIVGVEQIFFAGDDYTLYLDGRNNEVLAADDSVAAVEDVVLQIDVADLLVNDFDADGDVLSVSSVAATSQLGASVTIENGLITYLTGDAMNALAEGEVVTDTFVYTVTDGYGSEVTATVSVEVTGTNDAPVVTVAPSVDVAENQTAVATAAATDVDGDTVTWSLSGDDAANFSINADGEISFIDAPDYETDPTSYNLTVTATDEAGGTSSEDLTVNVTDVVEADPTPRINEIHYDNVGTDTGEFYEVRVGAGADVSNLYVQLYNGSNGSSYDLKVMSNATKTSDGTYDYYVMEISGIQNGTNNGSGAADGIALAQNGELIEFLSYEGTMTGGFGYAFGVTSTDIGVAEDSSTPIGYSLQRLDDGTWAEAAPETKGYATGAEPEEPPVDNEIVLISTIQGDGYASGMTGQTVTVSAVVTQITNNGFFVQEEDIDADGNALTSEGVFVYTGGGEAVEIGNLVEVTGAVEEYFGLTQIRANDVVVIEQAAMTPEYVDLYLTPTEALSLEQYEGMLVEVHSGTEDALTIIENYNLARYGEIVVSAGTQMQPTQLYDAQTQQAEIEALNEANGNNRLILEDNTTSQNPDQFTYLPGGAGDNGNGYLDNGDDFGDDGSTIRLGAEMDSAKGVINYAYGDYRLNVTETLELDPATNEGAREDAPSDVGGTLQVASYNVLNYFTTIDVTGAGTGPDGTLDPRGADTASEFERQSSKIVQGILGTGAEVLALQEIENNGFGEGSAIDTLVGQINAEGGTNFAYVNPLAEGETHVGTDAIMTGIIYNADEVTLVHAEYLVYEESSADPTYAIAGEIADTLGVKFDDYDRNRPSTAATFIDNATGEEFTVVSSHFKSKGDSGLANVVDAAKAHIASGGTDITQEQLDALLADPNVDQGDGQGYWNAVRTDAAIELGNWITTDYNGTGATNVIMMGDMNAYAQEDPVQALGTDFNDLVDEFIGQDQAYSYVFDGMQGSLDQGLADDELMAHVTGVTEWHINADEPGLIGYDDTFTDSAFYNDGVYGSSDHDPLIVGLDFGTADTFLF; this is translated from the coding sequence ATGTTCGCATTTCCGGCCTTTGGTGCTCTTTCATCGTTCAATCGTTACAAGAATTTCCTCCCGACACTCGAAATTGGCTCGCGCGGTGATGACACCTTCTACAGCAATGGCGGAACACAGTTCTTTATCGGCCAAAGGGGTGACGACACGCTGGTGATTGATGGGGCGATGGAGGACTACGATTTCCTCTCGACCTTCCGTCCGCACAAGTGGGCAGGCTCGCCGCTCGCGCTGCTGTCGGGCACTAATGCGCTGGGTCAGAGCGAGACGATCACTATCGTTGGCGTCGAGCAGATTTTCTTCGCGGGCGATGATTACACCCTCTACCTCGACGGTCGGAACAACGAAGTGCTGGCCGCTGACGATAGCGTAGCCGCCGTTGAAGACGTCGTGCTCCAGATCGATGTTGCCGATCTGCTGGTGAATGACTTCGACGCCGACGGTGATGTGCTGAGCGTCTCGTCGGTTGCCGCGACCAGCCAACTTGGCGCGTCGGTCACTATTGAAAACGGCCTGATTACCTACCTGACCGGCGATGCGATGAATGCGCTGGCCGAGGGCGAGGTTGTCACCGATACCTTCGTTTACACCGTCACTGACGGCTATGGCAGCGAAGTCACCGCCACCGTTTCTGTCGAAGTCACGGGCACCAACGACGCGCCGGTTGTGACTGTTGCGCCGTCGGTTGATGTCGCCGAGAACCAGACTGCAGTGGCAACCGCTGCGGCCACCGATGTGGACGGCGACACTGTCACTTGGAGCCTTTCGGGCGACGATGCTGCCAACTTCTCGATCAACGCGGACGGTGAGATTTCGTTCATTGACGCGCCGGATTACGAGACCGACCCGACGAGCTACAACCTGACCGTAACCGCGACCGATGAAGCAGGCGGCACGTCCAGCGAGGACCTGACTGTCAACGTCACCGATGTTGTCGAGGCCGATCCGACCCCGCGTATCAACGAAATTCACTACGACAACGTCGGAACCGATACGGGCGAATTTTACGAAGTTCGCGTCGGCGCGGGAGCAGATGTCTCGAACCTTTATGTCCAGCTGTATAACGGTAGTAACGGATCGTCGTACGATCTTAAGGTCATGTCAAATGCGACCAAAACGAGCGACGGCACCTACGACTACTATGTCATGGAAATAAGCGGTATCCAGAACGGTACTAACAATGGCTCCGGTGCAGCCGATGGCATTGCGCTCGCTCAAAACGGCGAATTGATTGAATTTCTATCGTACGAAGGCACCATGACGGGCGGGTTTGGATATGCCTTTGGGGTCACCTCGACCGATATCGGCGTTGCCGAAGACAGCTCGACGCCCATCGGCTATTCGCTTCAGCGCCTGGACGACGGCACCTGGGCCGAGGCTGCCCCTGAAACCAAGGGTTACGCCACCGGCGCAGAGCCCGAAGAGCCGCCGGTCGACAACGAGATCGTGCTGATTTCGACCATTCAGGGCGACGGTTACGCGTCTGGCATGACCGGCCAGACCGTGACCGTGTCGGCTGTTGTGACCCAGATCACCAACAACGGTTTCTTCGTGCAGGAAGAGGACATTGACGCGGACGGCAATGCGCTGACCTCGGAAGGTGTCTTCGTCTATACTGGCGGCGGCGAAGCTGTCGAAATCGGCAACCTTGTCGAAGTTACCGGCGCAGTCGAGGAGTACTTCGGCCTCACCCAGATCCGCGCGAATGATGTTGTCGTGATCGAGCAGGCCGCGATGACGCCGGAGTATGTCGACCTTTATCTGACCCCGACTGAGGCGCTTTCGCTTGAACAGTACGAAGGCATGTTGGTCGAAGTTCACTCGGGCACCGAAGACGCGCTGACAATCATCGAGAACTACAACCTCGCACGTTATGGCGAGATCGTGGTTTCGGCAGGCACCCAGATGCAGCCGACGCAGCTCTATGATGCACAGACCCAGCAGGCCGAGATCGAGGCACTGAACGAAGCCAACGGTAACAACCGTCTGATCCTCGAAGACAACACCACCTCGCAGAACCCCGACCAGTTCACCTATCTGCCTGGCGGAGCAGGGGACAATGGCAACGGTTACCTCGATAACGGCGACGACTTTGGCGACGACGGCTCGACCATCCGCCTCGGCGCGGAAATGGATAGCGCGAAGGGCGTCATCAACTACGCCTACGGCGATTACCGTCTGAACGTCACCGAAACGTTGGAGCTCGATCCGGCAACCAACGAAGGCGCCCGTGAGGATGCGCCGTCGGATGTTGGCGGTACGCTTCAGGTCGCGTCGTACAACGTGCTCAACTACTTCACTACCATCGACGTTACGGGTGCAGGCACCGGTCCTGATGGCACACTTGATCCGCGCGGTGCGGACACCGCTTCGGAATTCGAACGCCAGTCGAGCAAGATCGTCCAAGGCATCCTTGGCACCGGCGCTGAAGTTCTGGCACTGCAAGAAATCGAGAACAACGGCTTCGGCGAGGGCTCGGCCATCGACACGCTGGTCGGTCAGATCAATGCTGAAGGCGGCACCAACTTTGCCTACGTGAACCCGCTGGCAGAAGGCGAAACCCACGTCGGTACTGATGCCATCATGACCGGCATCATCTACAACGCCGACGAAGTCACGCTCGTTCATGCCGAGTACCTCGTTTATGAGGAAAGCTCTGCCGATCCGACCTACGCCATCGCGGGCGAGATCGCGGACACGCTGGGCGTCAAGTTCGACGACTACGACCGCAACCGTCCGTCCACCGCTGCGACCTTCATCGACAATGCAACAGGCGAAGAGTTCACCGTCGTTTCGTCGCACTTCAAATCGAAAGGCGACAGCGGGCTGGCCAATGTGGTCGACGCAGCCAAGGCGCACATCGCCAGCGGCGGCACCGACATCACTCAGGAGCAACTCGACGCGCTGCTCGCTGATCCGAACGTGGATCAGGGCGACGGTCAGGGTTACTGGAACGCGGTGCGGACCGATGCGGCGATTGAACTGGGGAACTGGATCACCACCGATTACAACGGCACCGGCGCGACCAACGTCATCATGATGGGCGACATGAACGCCTACGCGCAGGAAGATCCGGTGCAGGCGCTCGGCACTGACTTCAATGACCTTGTCGATGAGTTCATCGGTCAGGATCAGGCGTACTCCTATGTCTTTGACGGAATGCAGGGTTCGCTCGATCAGGGTCTCGCGGATGACGAACTGATGGCGCATGTCACGGGCGTCACAGAGTGGCACATCAACGCGGACGAGCCGGGTCTCATCGGCTACGACGACACCTTCACTGACTCGGCCTTCTACAACGATGGCGTCTACGGCAGCTCGGACCACGATCCGCTGATCGTCGGTCTGGACTTCGGCACTGCGGACACCTTCCTGTTCTAG
- a CDS encoding flavin-containing monooxygenase: protein MNTRTIDTVVIGAGQAGIAASEHLTAHDIPHIVLEKDRIAEKWRTGRWDSLVANGPAWHDRFPNMIFPETSANGFPGKDEVVRYFEEYAARFDAPIRSGVEVLRVTKDGEYFIVETSKNTYQARHVIAATGPFQKPVFPDLIHSGAVHQIHSAAYRNPAELAEGAVMVIGAGSSGVQIAEELARAGRKVFLSVGPHDRPPRSYRGKDFVWWLGVLGKWDMTTPGAGRAHVTIAVSGANGGHTVDFRKLAELDFTLVGRTDECEGDEVRFADDLAENIRNGDANYLSVLREADAYVADHSLNLPPEPEAHDIGPLPAAATNPIRTLSLSEEDIGTVIWATGYTQDFSWLQVDGALADGKPLHHRGIGAVDGIYYLGLPWLSRRGSSFIWGVWHDAKFVADHIATS from the coding sequence ATGAATACGCGCACTATCGATACCGTTGTCATTGGCGCCGGACAGGCGGGCATCGCCGCGTCCGAACACCTGACGGCCCACGACATCCCGCATATCGTGCTGGAAAAGGACCGCATCGCGGAGAAGTGGCGCACTGGCCGCTGGGACTCGCTGGTCGCTAACGGTCCTGCTTGGCATGATCGCTTTCCGAATATGATCTTCCCCGAGACGTCCGCCAACGGCTTCCCCGGCAAGGACGAAGTCGTGCGGTATTTCGAAGAGTATGCCGCGCGTTTCGATGCCCCGATCCGTTCCGGTGTCGAGGTACTGCGCGTTACGAAAGACGGCGAATATTTCATCGTCGAAACCTCCAAGAACACCTACCAAGCGCGCCATGTGATCGCGGCCACCGGACCGTTCCAGAAGCCTGTCTTTCCTGACCTCATTCACTCCGGCGCGGTTCATCAGATTCACTCCGCCGCCTACCGCAATCCCGCCGAGCTAGCGGAAGGTGCGGTCATGGTGATCGGCGCAGGCTCTTCTGGCGTCCAGATTGCCGAAGAACTGGCCCGTGCGGGCCGAAAAGTATTCCTGTCGGTTGGCCCGCATGATCGCCCGCCCCGCAGCTATCGCGGAAAGGATTTCGTCTGGTGGCTGGGCGTGCTTGGCAAATGGGATATGACCACACCAGGTGCGGGCCGCGCGCATGTGACCATCGCTGTCAGCGGTGCGAACGGCGGTCACACGGTCGATTTCCGCAAACTGGCGGAGCTCGATTTCACCCTCGTCGGACGTACCGACGAATGCGAAGGTGACGAGGTGCGGTTTGCCGATGACCTCGCCGAGAATATTCGAAACGGCGATGCAAACTACCTTTCGGTATTGCGTGAAGCCGACGCCTATGTCGCCGATCACAGTCTGAATTTGCCGCCGGAACCCGAAGCGCACGATATCGGCCCGCTGCCTGCTGCGGCGACCAATCCGATCCGTACGCTGTCGCTAAGCGAGGAGGACATCGGCACAGTCATTTGGGCGACCGGCTACACGCAGGATTTCAGCTGGCTCCAAGTCGATGGCGCGCTTGCCGATGGAAAGCCGTTGCACCACCGCGGCATCGGGGCCGTCGATGGCATCTACTACCTCGGCCTACCGTGGCTTTCGCGTCGGGGATCGTCATTCATCTGGGGTGTCTGGCACGACGCGAAATTCGTCGCAGACCACATCGCAACTAGCTGA
- the argE gene encoding acetylornithine deacetylase has translation MDTIALLEKLIAFETVSAKSNLPLIDFVDEYLKSRGWTVDRIEDGEKAGLFCTLGPIASGGIILSAHSDVVPTDGQIWTKEAFQATRQDGRIYGRGATDMKGFLAAMLALAGRLKAEDLQAPLMFSISYDEEIGCVGMQNMIAYLPDHFKSAALCIVGEPTEMKVAIGHKGKSALRAVCTGQAGHSSLAPKFVNAVQVAAAFARELDVVQTRMADRGAHDEAYDIPYSTFHVGSITGGSALNIVPDRAEVLFEFRHLAADKPEDLLSSIDAAAAKALAGFKNGAGIEIEVFNSYPGFDAAPESVGVQRAFALAENAKPFKVAFGTEAGFFAQLGVPTVVCGPGSMSAQGHKPDEYIEESQLAACDDMLGRVLEALRLS, from the coding sequence ATGGACACCATCGCGCTGCTCGAAAAACTCATCGCGTTCGAGACGGTCAGTGCGAAGTCCAACTTGCCTCTGATCGACTTTGTGGATGAATACCTGAAGTCGCGTGGATGGACGGTCGACCGGATCGAAGATGGCGAAAAGGCGGGACTGTTCTGCACCCTCGGACCTATCGCATCGGGCGGCATCATCCTGTCCGCCCATTCCGACGTCGTGCCGACAGATGGCCAGATCTGGACCAAAGAGGCGTTCCAAGCGACGAGGCAGGACGGCCGGATTTACGGACGCGGCGCAACGGATATGAAGGGCTTTCTCGCCGCCATGCTCGCGCTCGCTGGCCGCTTGAAAGCAGAAGACCTGCAGGCGCCGCTGATGTTCTCCATCTCCTACGACGAGGAAATCGGCTGCGTCGGGATGCAGAACATGATCGCCTACCTGCCGGATCATTTCAAAAGTGCTGCGCTTTGCATTGTTGGCGAGCCGACCGAGATGAAAGTGGCCATAGGTCATAAAGGTAAATCGGCATTAAGGGCGGTGTGCACGGGACAGGCGGGGCATAGCTCGCTCGCACCGAAGTTCGTCAACGCGGTGCAAGTCGCGGCTGCCTTTGCGCGTGAGTTGGATGTGGTCCAAACCCGCATGGCCGACAGGGGCGCTCACGACGAAGCCTACGACATTCCCTATTCGACGTTCCATGTTGGCAGCATTACCGGCGGCTCTGCGTTGAATATCGTGCCTGATCGGGCGGAGGTTCTTTTTGAATTCCGCCATCTCGCCGCTGACAAACCCGAAGACCTGTTGTCATCGATAGACGCCGCCGCGGCAAAGGCGCTCGCCGGTTTCAAGAACGGCGCGGGTATCGAGATCGAGGTTTTCAACAGCTACCCCGGATTTGACGCGGCCCCCGAAAGCGTTGGCGTCCAGCGCGCCTTTGCGCTCGCGGAAAATGCCAAACCTTTCAAAGTCGCATTCGGCACAGAGGCGGGCTTCTTTGCCCAGCTCGGCGTTCCGACCGTGGTCTGCGGTCCGGGATCGATGAGCGCGCAGGGCCACAAGCCGGACGAGTACATCGAGGAAAGCCAGCTCGCCGCCTGCGATGACATGTTGGGCCGCGTTCTGGAGGCGTTGCGGCTCAGCTAG
- a CDS encoding LysR family transcriptional regulator, with product MLRFTIRQLEYFVAVGDCGSVTLAAERVNVSAPSVSSAISQLEAELGLPLFVRRHAQGLSLTTAGKALFAQAQVVLREADKMLHIAGDISGEMRGPLTVGGMVSFAQVVLPAMRRAYEAVAPEVKFSQIELDQNGIFSALRRAEIDIAVSYDLGIPPDMDFIPLIGMPAYVMVAGDSPLASRTSVAPEELVWLPMVLLDLPYSAEYFLSFFGHLAERPTIVERTRDIAVLRSLVGHDFGFGLVNMRPLNDLSPDGKPLAFVPLETDLPTLQMGLSMMKGADSTQVVKHFVNFAKEWTTEGRMPRVMPEKK from the coding sequence ATGCTGAGATTTACGATCCGGCAGCTTGAGTACTTTGTTGCCGTTGGCGACTGCGGAAGCGTGACGCTAGCTGCGGAAAGAGTAAACGTATCAGCACCTTCGGTCAGTTCAGCGATATCTCAGCTCGAGGCGGAATTGGGTCTGCCTCTGTTTGTGCGCAGGCATGCGCAGGGTTTGTCACTGACCACCGCTGGGAAGGCGCTTTTCGCGCAAGCACAGGTGGTGCTGCGCGAGGCAGACAAGATGCTGCACATCGCTGGCGACATCAGCGGCGAAATGCGCGGTCCCCTCACCGTCGGCGGAATGGTCAGCTTTGCGCAGGTCGTGCTGCCCGCGATGCGCCGCGCCTATGAGGCTGTCGCGCCAGAGGTAAAATTCTCCCAGATCGAACTGGACCAGAACGGTATTTTCTCCGCACTCCGACGGGCGGAGATCGACATTGCCGTCAGCTATGATCTCGGTATTCCACCCGATATGGATTTCATCCCGCTGATCGGGATGCCCGCTTATGTCATGGTCGCCGGTGACAGTCCGCTTGCGTCACGCACTAGCGTCGCGCCAGAAGAGCTCGTGTGGCTGCCGATGGTGCTGCTCGATCTGCCGTATAGCGCCGAATATTTCCTGTCGTTTTTCGGTCACCTCGCGGAGCGTCCGACCATTGTCGAGCGCACCCGCGATATCGCTGTTCTGCGTAGCCTCGTGGGTCATGACTTCGGTTTTGGCCTCGTGAATATGCGGCCGCTGAACGATCTTTCGCCCGACGGAAAGCCGCTGGCATTCGTGCCGCTGGAAACGGATCTGCCCACATTGCAGATGGGTCTTTCGATGATGAAGGGCGCGGACAGCACGCAGGTGGTCAAGCACTTCGTCAACTTCGCCAAGGAATGGACGACCGAAGGCCGTATGCCGCGCGTGATGCCGGAGAAGAAGTAA